From a region of the Agromyces ramosus genome:
- the panC gene encoding pantoate--beta-alanine ligase, which translates to MTQAEVRARTVTTIAGLRELLAERRRAGASVALVPTMGALHDGHLALVRRARELADVVVVSIFVNPLQFGPGEDLDRYPRTLDADVASLSGLGVEVVFAPTVAEMYPDGETGTRVTAGHVGSLYEGASRPGHFDGMLTVVSKLLNIATPDVALFGQKDAQQVFLVRRMVRELDVPAAIEVVPTVREADGLALSSRNRYLHDAERAAALTLSESLRAADAAASDGLAEVLAEGAAAFGDHDDVTLDYLVVVDPRTFLPVNDDARGDAVVLVAARVGATRLIDNATITLGPTGPTGRRGQPK; encoded by the coding sequence GTGACGCAGGCCGAAGTGCGCGCCCGCACGGTCACGACCATCGCCGGGTTGCGTGAGCTGCTCGCCGAGCGGCGTCGTGCCGGGGCATCCGTCGCCCTCGTGCCCACGATGGGAGCCCTGCACGACGGTCATCTCGCGCTCGTGCGCCGTGCGCGCGAACTCGCCGATGTCGTCGTGGTGTCGATCTTCGTGAACCCGCTGCAGTTCGGGCCGGGCGAAGACCTCGACCGCTACCCCCGCACGCTCGACGCCGATGTCGCGTCGTTGTCGGGACTCGGGGTCGAGGTGGTCTTCGCGCCGACGGTCGCCGAGATGTACCCCGACGGCGAGACCGGCACCCGGGTGACCGCCGGCCACGTCGGGTCGCTCTATGAGGGCGCCTCGCGGCCCGGCCACTTCGACGGCATGCTCACCGTCGTCAGCAAGCTGCTGAACATCGCGACGCCTGATGTCGCCCTCTTCGGCCAGAAGGACGCGCAGCAGGTCTTCCTCGTGCGCCGCATGGTGCGCGAGCTCGATGTGCCCGCCGCCATCGAGGTCGTGCCCACGGTGCGCGAAGCCGACGGCCTCGCCCTCTCGAGCCGCAACCGATACCTCCACGACGCCGAGCGGGCGGCCGCGCTCACGCTCTCCGAGTCGCTGCGGGCAGCGGATGCCGCGGCATCCGACGGTCTCGCAGAGGTACTCGCCGAGGGGGCCGCCGCGTTCGGCGACCACGATGACGTCACCCTCGACTACCTCGTCGTGGTCGACCCGCGCACGTTCCTCCCGGTGAACGACGACGCCCGCGGCGACGCCGTCGTACTCGTCGCCGCGCGGGTCGGCGCCACGCGCCTCATCGACAACGCCACCATCACGCTCGGCCCCACCGGCCCCACCGGTCGCAGAGGCCAGCCCAAGTAG
- the cls gene encoding cardiolipin synthase, whose translation MSDAERTALIVAGVALAIDLVVRIVAVIVVPRNRRPTAGMAWLLAIFFLPFLGVFFFLLIGNPKLPKHRREKQAEVDRYIRESTHGVERVSDSTQWPAWFEGIVRLNRNLGSMPLIGSNSASLIGDYQGSLDAMTAAIRDAKRHVHVEFYIFAYDRTTAPFFDALADAVARGIEVRVLLDHVASYRVKGYRATLKQLRTMGAEWQLMLPVQPFKGKYQRPDLRNHRKLLVVDGEVGFMGSQNIIDRSYNKRSNIRRGLKWKELVTRVEGPIVTGLDAIFASDWYLETGETPRRDLVEALDQPGEAQDLDCQVVPSGPGYRNENNLKLFLALLYAAQEQIIITSPYFVPDEAMLYAISSATQRGIHVELFVSEIGDQALVYHAQRSYYEALLRAGVKIYMYKAPYILHAKHFTIDDDVAVIGSSNMDIRSFELNMEISLLVRGASFVREMRAVEAGYRRDSRELTLDEWMRQPLGSTVLDNLARLTSALQ comes from the coding sequence ATGAGCGACGCGGAACGCACGGCGCTGATCGTCGCGGGGGTCGCGCTCGCCATCGATCTCGTCGTGCGCATCGTCGCGGTCATCGTCGTGCCGCGCAACCGTCGGCCCACCGCAGGCATGGCGTGGCTCCTCGCGATCTTCTTCCTGCCCTTCCTCGGCGTGTTCTTCTTCCTCCTCATCGGCAATCCGAAGCTGCCCAAGCACCGTCGCGAGAAGCAGGCCGAGGTCGATCGCTACATCCGGGAGTCGACCCACGGTGTCGAGCGCGTGAGCGACAGCACGCAGTGGCCCGCGTGGTTCGAGGGCATCGTGCGGCTGAACCGCAACCTGGGGTCGATGCCGCTGATCGGCTCGAACAGTGCGAGCCTCATCGGCGATTACCAGGGCTCGCTCGATGCGATGACCGCCGCGATCCGCGATGCGAAGCGCCACGTCCACGTCGAGTTCTACATCTTCGCGTACGACCGCACCACCGCCCCGTTCTTCGATGCGCTCGCCGACGCGGTGGCACGGGGCATCGAGGTGCGGGTGCTCCTCGACCACGTCGCGTCGTACCGGGTGAAGGGGTACCGTGCGACGCTCAAGCAGCTGAGGACGATGGGCGCCGAGTGGCAGCTGATGCTGCCCGTGCAGCCGTTCAAGGGCAAGTACCAGCGCCCCGACCTGCGCAACCACCGCAAGCTCCTCGTCGTCGACGGCGAGGTCGGGTTCATGGGCTCCCAGAACATCATCGACCGCAGCTACAACAAGCGCAGCAACATCCGTCGCGGATTGAAGTGGAAGGAGCTCGTGACGCGCGTCGAAGGGCCCATCGTCACGGGTCTCGACGCGATCTTCGCGAGCGACTGGTATCTCGAGACCGGCGAGACCCCGAGGCGAGACCTCGTCGAGGCGCTCGACCAGCCGGGTGAGGCACAGGACCTCGACTGCCAGGTCGTGCCGAGCGGGCCCGGGTACCGCAACGAGAACAACCTGAAGCTCTTCCTCGCGCTGCTCTACGCGGCGCAGGAGCAGATCATCATCACGAGCCCGTACTTCGTGCCCGACGAGGCGATGCTCTACGCGATCAGCAGCGCAACGCAGCGCGGCATCCACGTCGAGCTCTTCGTCTCCGAGATCGGCGACCAGGCGCTCGTGTACCACGCGCAGCGGTCGTACTACGAGGCGCTGCTCCGCGCCGGCGTGAAGATCTACATGTACAAGGCGCCGTACATCCTGCACGCCAAGCACTTCACGATCGACGACGACGTCGCCGTCATCGGCTCGAGCAACATGGACATCCGCTCGTTCGAGCTGAACATGGAGATCTCCCTCCTCGTGCGCGGGGCCTCGTTCGTTCGCGAGATGCGCGCCGTCGAAGCCGGCTACCGCCGCGACAGCCGCGAGCTGACCCTCGACGAGTGGATGCGCCAGCCACTCGGGTCGACGGTGCTCGACAACCTCGCGCGGCTCACCTCCGCGCTGCAGTAG
- a CDS encoding Rossmann-like and DUF2520 domain-containing protein: MPAERAGRLGVGTIGAGRVGAVLASALAGAGHALTGIAAVSASSRERAAAMLPAVPVLAIPEIIERSELVLLAVPADELGSLVAGLADAGVWQPGQLVLHTAARFGTEVLEPARRAGAIPLAVHPAMTFTGTSIDLARLPGTWFAVTAPAPVLPIGQALVVEMGGEPFVVAERDRAAYGEAIDTAVSFSSAIVDQASGLLDGIGIARPGAVLAPLVRSAVENALSRHDSGPFPEGAGTIDEAGFEGPPGGSE; this comes from the coding sequence ATGCCCGCTGAACGCGCCGGCCGGCTCGGCGTCGGCACCATCGGGGCCGGTCGGGTCGGCGCCGTGCTCGCCTCGGCACTTGCCGGCGCAGGACACGCGCTGACCGGCATCGCGGCGGTCTCGGCGTCGAGCCGTGAACGTGCCGCGGCGATGCTGCCCGCGGTGCCGGTGCTGGCGATCCCCGAGATCATCGAGCGCAGCGAGCTCGTGCTGCTCGCCGTGCCCGCCGACGAGCTGGGCTCGCTCGTCGCAGGCCTCGCCGATGCGGGCGTCTGGCAACCCGGCCAGCTCGTCCTGCACACGGCGGCGCGGTTCGGCACCGAGGTGCTCGAGCCGGCGCGCCGTGCGGGAGCCATCCCGCTCGCGGTGCATCCGGCGATGACCTTCACCGGCACGAGCATCGACCTCGCGCGGCTCCCCGGCACCTGGTTCGCGGTGACCGCGCCCGCCCCGGTGCTGCCCATCGGGCAGGCGCTCGTGGTCGAGATGGGCGGCGAGCCGTTCGTCGTCGCCGAGCGCGACCGTGCGGCCTACGGCGAGGCGATCGACACCGCCGTCTCCTTCTCGAGCGCGATCGTCGACCAGGCGAGCGGGCTGCTCGACGGCATCGGCATCGCGAGGCCCGGCGCGGTGCTCGCCCCGCTCGTGCGCAGCGCCGTCGAGAACGCGCTCTCGCGCCACGACAGCGGCCCGTTCCCCGAGGGTGCCGGTACGATCGACGAGGCCGGTTTCGAGGGGCCGCCAGGAGGTTCCGAGTGA